A window of Bactrocera dorsalis isolate Fly_Bdor chromosome 4, ASM2337382v1, whole genome shotgun sequence genomic DNA:
GCTTGTCAAATTTGACGTTTTCCGCAAGCAGCCAGCAAGAAAGAAATCGGcgagcaactatatttacgtaatttgtttataaaaatttcaattttgtgcaaaaatattaattttatctatCTAATAGCGAAACGTACAAAACGACGACATTATGGGTAATGCTTATGCACGTGCCATTAAGCCAGATGTAATGCCTGGTCCTGATTGTGTGCCCACATTCGACCCAATGTTGGGTTTCGAATCACGCAAAGAGCGTGTCATGATAGCGACTGTCGAAGAGATGGAATCTGCTAAATTGCCACTCGAAGATCGTGACTACTGTGCACACAAGTTGCTTAAATACCGTGCATGCCGTGCTGATACCTTCCCCTTTGTATACAAATGTCATCATGAGAAACATGACTATTTAACATGCGAATACGAGGACTACGTGTTGCGTATGAAGGAGTTTGAACGCGAGCGAAGATTGCGCGAACGTCAAAAGCAGATCGAGAAGCAGGGTGCTTAGAATTTAGGATattaaatgcttaaaaaagttttgttatacAAATGTGATGGCAGTTGATTGCGGGTATGAAATACGCATATAGCGAAACATACATAGTTCGTTTAAATACAacttgtaatattatttttctagtTCTGTGCTGTTACTAAAGAAACTGTTTGGACCGCTAAACAACTTGCACGGTGTCACATTCAATTTTCAAGCAAATAGtcaatgaaaatatattctatAAATAAAGCGGAATTAAACAAACGACGAAGCTTaaggtatataatttttttattcttaagtTTTTGTAGTAAAATCTTTACTACCttgttataaacaaaaaattattaaattaggGACTTCATAGAGGCTTTAGtctttttactaaatttgattttcttctttttcggtTGCTCTTTAGGCTCACCTTTCTCTACGGGGTCTTCCAAGCGCTTGATTCCACTGTagtagacaaaaaaatttaaaatttattatacaaatacTTTCAATAAGTTTGTAAAAGGTGTACCTTTTAACGGATATCAGCTTCGTTTTGCCATCATTATTTGTCAAGGCCTTCGACCAATCCTCATCGGTGCCCTTAATGGCGAATTCCTTTAAGCTCTCCATTTTCAGCTTTCTAAGTTCCTCCTTTTGTTTCTTCGATAACTGTTGTGCCGTCTCTTCCAATTCGTCATTGAGCGACAGCGAAACTGGTACAAAATCTTCGCCACGGTTCAGCTGTGTCTCACTCTTCATATTGCTCTCGATGTGACCTTCGATAACTGCAAGCAGATATTTGGAAGTTTTCTTGAGCATATCATAGAATTTGGCCAAAATTTGATTGCCGGGcatattcagctctgcagctatAGCGTCCACTGTTTTCCCCTGCACGCCAATTGCGAGTAGGATAGCCTGTTAATTTTGACGTGAATTAACGcaaagcttttgtttttgtaaatctaTAGCAACAATAATAGTATTTACCTTTTGTAAAGTGTCTATTTGCAGCTCCTGCATTTTTCCTTGGAAATACAAGGCACTTATATCGCTCACCAAATCCAGTATCAAACGATATTCGATTTGATTGCGCGAATACGCTTCCAAACGTTCAATATCATGCGGCAGGAAGTAAACATCAAGCGTGTGCTTATCGAGCGCTGTTAAATAGAAATTTGTGTGTGAAGGAGCAGACTAATTTATAAGTTCCAGTTTCACAATTACCTTTGTGGTCCATCTTTGCCCACTTATTATCTATGATGGATAATGCTAGACTTGTGGTGAATTCACGAAATGTTTTGCTCAAAAGTTTGGTTATGCGTCGTCTAAAGTCATTGAAGTACAAACTCAACCATTCGGCACATTTCTTCTCTTGTGTTGCCCCAGATTTATCTAATGTGTGCAGCATAATACAAGAGTGCTCACCAGTCAGATCATTTGCCTTTTGactatattcgaaaaaatatatatatttgtaaattaatataagaaaatatttttgagcggAGCTACCTAACATATACAGGCACGAAAcctaaatttttccaaaatttgagtAGCTCTTGTGTTAAACCATAAGACGTGCCCAAGTAGTCGATATGTTCCGGCACACGTTCACTTAAGCGTTTCAACAAGGTGGGGATTTTACGACGAGGCCGTATTTGCTCTTTCAACAAACCCAGTTGCTCTTCCTCCACTTCTTCAATGCCTATATATTGATATaccaaaattaattgaattgtttatttttcaaaatcagacTCACCATTAGCATTTTCCCCATCCTGTGGATTTTCACTCAAATCGGTAAATTTACCCTGATAATAATCGCGTAGCAGTTTTATGGCACGTTTGCCATAGCCcatctgaaaattaaaaaaataaattattaatataagtgtctactaaaatattgaattgcctACCCTCTGATAGTTGGGATGTGTAGCAATTCGGACCACTCGCACGCCGGATAATTTGGGGAAATCTCGATCACCGAATTGTTCCGAAACGTTCCATGGTATTAGATCGCCGCTAGCCTTTTTGCCACGGCCCAAGGAATCTGTTATTGTTTGTGAAGAAATCTCACCCTCCAATGCAACTTGCACAACAACTAGTATTTCAGGTAGCTGATCTTTGCGTTGTATAGGTCCGAGTAGACAGAAAAGATGATGCGCCGGCGCATCACTCATCATTTGTAGATCATTAGGACTGTTCTTATAATGTGAAGCTACATATATGGAGACAAGACGATGCAGAAAAGATTCGGCTGCTTTATGATAAGAGAACAGTGCATCACGATCGATGTAATAGAGATCGCACACATCCGGTGTTGGACAACCCGAACTGATGTTGGGTACCGTTGTGGCATCTAGacataataaatttatcaaCCATGCTTCGATATCATCGCCCTCGCTATAACGAATAGATTCCTCGAGTTTAATctgaaaaatgcattaaaaatgttattttggcGCTGTAGGCATTTTTAGGTTATACTTACTGGTGGTGGCGCATTATTATCCTTTTGCAACTGTGACATCAATTTCAAGCTAAGCGAACGTCCCGTGCCCTCATAACCGTTAATGGTTGATGCCATGAATATCAAATAAGGACCCATCATCTTTTTTACCAAAGGCAATGGTATGGCTGCAGCTTCGTCAATCACCAATAGATCGGCGGCGTTTAAGAGATGTGTATCGGTGGGTGCAATATATTGTATAGTTTGACGATTGGAACGGGTAATATTGATGCGGATAATCGCTTTCTTGTAATCCGGATTTGTAGAGCGTATAATGGTGTAGTCGGCGTGCTCCTGATATTCTAGTGCATCAAAGCCCTTTAGCACAAACTCAAATAGTGTTATCAAATTCTCCGGATGTGGTGAAGTGACGTAGACGTTGACATAACCGAATGCTATTGCGGCGGCAATAGATAGACCCATAGCGGCGGACTTACCACGACCTCTTGCGGCAGTCAGCGTTGTGGGTGGCCTAAGGAAATCATATGCATTATTATATTACTAAAAGAGTTTAGGGTTTTTAACTTACTTTAATTGCTTCTCGGCTAATGCTTCGATGAACTGTGCCACGGCACGGGCTTGGTCATATGTACGACATTGATTCACTAGCGGACCAGCGGGTGGGGTATCACGTAAACTTTCCTTCAAGTCTTGTAACATTTCAGTATTTTCAGATTTGCCAACTTCAGCGGGCTACAATTAAATTATGTTAGTTTTAACAGGAAATAATCAATgacaatattgatgaaattacaTTAACGGGATCCACATTGATTGTTTTCGAACTCAACGGTAGCACAGTCAAGTCATCGTTTACCACCAGACAGCGTTTACAATCAGCCAACGAGAGTATCAAGCGTTCATTGAAACGGCATGTGACAGTTTGATGTGCTTCGGTACGAAAACGTTTATGCACATCCATGCTCATTGTGTAC
This region includes:
- the LOC105223175 gene encoding RNA cytidine acetyltransferase — encoded protein: MVKKKIDNRIRVMIENGVKLGHRTMFIIIGDKGRDQVPILYDILTKSTVKARPTVLWCYKNKDEAISNHGRKRAKKIAAGKIDVNDADMFDTFRVSTTIHGRYYSETHAVLGRTYGVCVLQDFEALTPNLLARTVETVEGGGLIILLIKTLQSLKQLYTMSMDVHKRFRTEAHQTVTCRFNERLILSLADCKRCLVVNDDLTVLPLSSKTINVDPVNPAEVGKSENTEMLQDLKESLRDTPPAGPLVNQCRTYDQARAVAQFIEALAEKQLKPPTTLTAARGRGKSAAMGLSIAAAIAFGYVNVYVTSPHPENLITLFEFVLKGFDALEYQEHADYTIIRSTNPDYKKAIIRINITRSNRQTIQYIAPTDTHLLNAADLLVIDEAAAIPLPLVKKMMGPYLIFMASTINGYEGTGRSLSLKLMSQLQKDNNAPPPIKLEESIRYSEGDDIEAWLINLLCLDATTVPNISSGCPTPDVCDLYYIDRDALFSYHKAAESFLHRLVSIYVASHYKNSPNDLQMMSDAPAHHLFCLLGPIQRKDQLPEILVVVQVALEGEISSQTITDSLGRGKKASGDLIPWNVSEQFGDRDFPKLSGVRVVRIATHPNYQRMGYGKRAIKLLRDYYQGKFTDLSENPQDGENANGIEEVEEEQLGLLKEQIRPRRKIPTLLKRLSERVPEHIDYLGTSYGLTQELLKFWKNLGFVPVYVSQKANDLTGEHSCIMLHTLDKSGATQEKKCAEWLSLYFNDFRRRITKLLSKTFREFTTSLALSIIDNKWAKMDHKALDKHTLDVYFLPHDIERLEAYSRNQIEYRLILDLVSDISALYFQGKMQELQIDTLQKAILLAIGVQGKTVDAIAAELNMPGNQILAKFYDMLKKTSKYLLAVIEGHIESNMKSETQLNRGEDFVPVSLSLNDELEETAQQLSKKQKEELRKLKMESLKEFAIKGTDEDWSKALTNNDGKTKLISVKSGIKRLEDPVEKGEPKEQPKKKKIKFSKKTKASMKSLI
- the LOC105223176 gene encoding NADH dehydrogenase [ubiquinone] 1 beta subcomplex subunit 7; protein product: MYPLLVKFDVFRKQPARKKSASNYIYRNVQNDDIMGNAYARAIKPDVMPGPDCVPTFDPMLGFESRKERVMIATVEEMESAKLPLEDRDYCAHKLLKYRACRADTFPFVYKCHHEKHDYLTCEYEDYVLRMKEFERERRLRERQKQIEKQGA